In one Brevibacterium sp. CBA3109 genomic region, the following are encoded:
- a CDS encoding nuclear transport factor 2 family protein, translating to MNSVTELVKRYYSTVDAGNAGATSALFAADGHYDRPGYPTMVGQQITDFYHGERVIESGAHSLTEILVDGDRASSRGVFTGLLKDGTETSVGFADFFLFDTEGLIAERTTYFYQAAV from the coding sequence ATGAACAGTGTGACTGAACTTGTGAAGCGCTATTACTCCACCGTCGACGCTGGGAACGCTGGTGCAACCTCGGCACTGTTCGCAGCCGATGGACACTACGATCGGCCCGGATATCCGACCATGGTCGGGCAGCAGATCACTGATTTCTACCATGGTGAGCGCGTCATCGAATCGGGTGCGCACTCGCTGACGGAGATCCTCGTCGACGGCGACCGCGCCTCCAGTCGTGGGGTCTTCACCGGCCTGCTCAAGGACGGCACCGAAACCTCCGTTGGCTTCGCAGACTTCTTCCTCTTCGACACGGAAGGTCTCATCGCCGAACGCACCACCTACTTCTACCAAGCCGCGGTCTGA
- a CDS encoding NAD-dependent succinate-semialdehyde dehydrogenase — protein sequence MSTMYRVTNPATGEVAEEFATATDSEILAALDRSATTFTEWGQTSVTDRAAILTRVSEIYAQRAEELAEVIQVEMGKAVPEGKGEVGLSSAIYRYFADNAEAFMADEPVRGPEDGTAKIRRKPVGSLLGIMPWNFPYYQVARFAAPNLALGNTILLKHAPQCPRSAQIMEEIFIEAGLPEGAYINIYASNEQVADLILPDPRNHGVSLTGSERAGSAVAAEAGKNLKKVVLELGGSDPYILLDTPDVAKSADTFFKSRMGNTGQACNSPKRMIVMDDVYDEFLTSITEAAKKFTPEEPGAEGSRLSPLSSTAAADRFIGQVQDTVKDGATLLAGGKRYDGGGAYVEPVVLADVEKGMRGYYEELFGPAVIVYKVSSEEEAIELANDTPYGLGAAVFSNDLERAERVGSQIDSGMVFLNVPEGSREYLPFGGVKRSGVGRELGPLAMDEFVNKQMVFTKN from the coding sequence ATGTCAACCATGTATCGCGTGACCAACCCGGCAACCGGTGAGGTGGCCGAAGAATTCGCCACAGCCACCGACTCGGAGATCCTGGCCGCACTCGATCGCTCCGCGACCACGTTCACCGAATGGGGCCAGACGAGTGTGACCGATCGCGCCGCGATCCTCACTCGCGTCTCCGAGATCTACGCTCAGCGAGCAGAGGAGCTGGCAGAGGTCATCCAAGTGGAGATGGGCAAGGCAGTCCCCGAAGGCAAGGGTGAGGTCGGGCTGAGCTCTGCCATCTACCGCTACTTCGCCGACAACGCCGAAGCGTTCATGGCCGACGAGCCCGTGCGCGGACCCGAGGACGGCACCGCGAAGATCCGCCGCAAGCCGGTCGGATCACTGCTGGGCATCATGCCCTGGAACTTCCCGTACTACCAGGTGGCGCGCTTTGCGGCCCCCAACCTGGCACTGGGCAACACGATTCTGCTCAAGCACGCCCCGCAGTGCCCTCGCTCGGCTCAGATCATGGAGGAGATCTTCATCGAGGCAGGGCTGCCCGAAGGTGCCTATATCAACATCTACGCGAGCAATGAGCAGGTCGCCGACCTCATCCTGCCCGACCCACGCAATCACGGAGTGTCTCTGACCGGGTCAGAACGGGCGGGCTCGGCAGTGGCAGCCGAGGCCGGCAAGAACCTCAAGAAGGTCGTTCTCGAGCTCGGTGGATCAGATCCGTACATTCTTCTCGACACCCCCGATGTGGCCAAGAGTGCGGACACCTTCTTCAAGTCCCGCATGGGAAACACCGGCCAGGCCTGCAACTCGCCCAAGCGCATGATCGTCATGGACGATGTCTACGACGAGTTCCTGACCTCGATCACCGAGGCGGCCAAGAAGTTCACGCCAGAAGAGCCAGGTGCCGAGGGCTCACGTCTGTCTCCGCTGTCCTCGACCGCGGCGGCCGATCGCTTCATCGGGCAGGTCCAGGACACGGTCAAGGACGGTGCCACCCTGCTTGCCGGCGGCAAGCGTTATGACGGTGGCGGTGCCTATGTCGAGCCGGTCGTCCTCGCAGACGTGGAGAAGGGCATGCGCGGTTACTACGAGGAGCTCTTCGGCCCCGCCGTCATCGTCTACAAGGTCAGCAGCGAAGAAGAAGCCATCGAATTGGCCAATGACACCCCGTATGGTCTCGGTGCTGCTGTCTTCTCCAACGACCTGGAGCGGGCAGAGCGCGTTGGCTCGCAGATCGACTCCGGCATGGTCTTCCTCAATGTACCCGAGGGATCACGTGAGTACCTGCCCTTCGGCGGCGTCAAGCGCTCCGGCGTCGGCCGTGAACTGGGACCACTGGCGATGGACGAGTTCGTCAACAAGCAGATGGTGTTCACGAAGAACTGA
- a CDS encoding aspartate dehydrogenase domain-containing protein — protein MRPVGEVQSVLMIGFGAIGRHVARLLRPEISIGRLTMTALVRDLSKHTEHHGLGAELIQVDSPEDSRWSGLTADVVVECAGGPAAKSFGPAAVAAGIPFVLTSVGALADRSTRRALLAGPGDLHVTNGAIGGLDVLEAATQAQALDEVSITTAKAPRGLVQPWMNAEEIRRLNQLTPATGPLTIFTGTPAEAIVKFPANVNITVALAWATRGLGFGAVADDELMEAALHRTGVEIRADPRQEDSHHEITATGPAGDFAFSISSTPSPENPATSGLTALSVARTLRTCMASLRRD, from the coding sequence ATGAGGCCAGTCGGTGAAGTGCAATCAGTGCTGATGATCGGGTTCGGGGCGATCGGTCGACATGTCGCTCGCCTGTTGCGCCCGGAGATCTCGATTGGTCGGCTGACTATGACAGCGCTGGTCCGCGACCTGAGCAAACACACCGAGCACCATGGTCTGGGAGCCGAGCTCATCCAGGTCGACTCCCCCGAGGACTCGCGCTGGTCTGGGCTCACGGCCGACGTCGTCGTCGAATGTGCAGGGGGTCCGGCTGCCAAGAGCTTTGGACCGGCGGCTGTGGCCGCCGGCATCCCCTTCGTCCTCACGAGCGTCGGGGCCCTTGCGGATCGGTCGACCCGACGGGCACTCCTGGCAGGCCCAGGTGACCTCCACGTGACGAATGGCGCAATCGGCGGACTGGATGTTCTCGAGGCTGCGACTCAAGCACAGGCACTCGACGAGGTATCCATCACCACGGCGAAGGCTCCTCGCGGCCTTGTGCAGCCTTGGATGAACGCCGAGGAGATCCGCCGGCTGAATCAGCTGACTCCGGCTACAGGTCCGCTGACGATCTTCACTGGCACCCCCGCCGAGGCAATCGTGAAGTTCCCCGCCAACGTCAACATCACCGTGGCGCTCGCGTGGGCGACGCGTGGACTCGGATTCGGTGCGGTCGCAGACGACGAACTCATGGAAGCGGCCCTGCACCGGACAGGCGTCGAGATCCGTGCGGATCCTCGCCAAGAGGACTCACACCATGAAATCACCGCCACCGGACCGGCCGGTGACTTCGCCTTCTCAATCTCATCGACGCCGAGCCCGGAGAACCCGGCCACCAGTGGTCTTACCGCCCTATCGGTCGCTCGGACCCTGCGGACATGCATGGCGAGTCTCAGACGAGACTGA
- a CDS encoding DNA-3-methyladenine glycosylase I, with protein MGDEGKAVDGEKATDGEKFGEGAIVGEDGLARTPWAYGDPLLLSYYDTEWGMPVRDESGMFERLSLEGFQAGLSWLTILKKRERFREVFKGFDAETVAGFGEPEIESLLDDPGIIRHRGKIEACIGNARATLAMREEGGIGDFIWNFRPEATPRPRTLGEAPTKSPESLALSKALKKKGFRFVGPTTMYALMEAVGMVDTHVLGSHRRGTSGVWND; from the coding sequence ATGGGTGATGAAGGCAAGGCCGTCGACGGGGAGAAGGCCACTGACGGGGAGAAATTCGGCGAGGGGGCGATCGTGGGTGAAGATGGCCTGGCGCGCACGCCGTGGGCCTATGGCGACCCGCTTCTGCTCAGCTACTACGACACCGAATGGGGAATGCCCGTCCGGGACGAGTCCGGGATGTTCGAGCGTCTGAGCCTCGAAGGTTTTCAGGCTGGACTGTCGTGGTTGACGATTCTGAAGAAGCGCGAGCGTTTCCGTGAGGTCTTCAAAGGCTTCGACGCCGAAACGGTCGCCGGATTCGGTGAGCCCGAGATCGAATCCCTGCTCGATGATCCCGGAATCATTCGTCATCGGGGAAAGATCGAGGCCTGCATCGGCAACGCGAGAGCAACTCTGGCGATGCGCGAAGAGGGCGGAATCGGCGATTTCATCTGGAACTTCCGACCGGAGGCGACTCCGCGCCCGCGCACGCTCGGCGAGGCGCCCACGAAGTCTCCTGAATCGCTGGCGCTGTCGAAGGCGCTGAAGAAGAAGGGATTCCGGTTCGTCGGACCGACCACCATGTACGCGCTCATGGAAGCCGTCGGTATGGTTGATACCCACGTCCTCGGATCCCATCGCCGAGGTACGTCCGGAGTCTGGAACGACTGA
- the betT gene encoding choline BCCT transporter BetT, with the protein MTATDDRQAEKPSGGVKKVLPPVNKRVFIAAAIGTLAITVWAFFAPENAEGVLGAVVGWTSDWFGWFYVLLVAIVLVFVIYLAASRYGSTKLGPEHSKPEYGLLAWASMLFAAGISTDLMFFAVAEPVTQYLAPPSTQPETVEAAREATVWTLFHYGLSGWGLYALMGIALAYFAYRMNMPLAIRSALAPIFGKRVHGTLGDSVDFAALLGTIFGVATSLGIGVVMVNVGLNSIFGLPINPTSQIGIVLVGIAVATLSAVSGVDKGIKFLSILNVFFAIALSIWVLIAGNTQFLLNAFVLNISDFVRLFPNMVGQTFAFEDTGTWMTDWTLFFWAWWIAWASFVGLFLARISRGRTIRQFVLGTLTIPFVYIFMWISIYGNSALDLIRNGDKAFGEATMLNPEGGFYELLANYPAFTVVAALATITALLFYVTSADSAALVMANLSSHLPTPQDDGRAGLRIFWAVATGALTIAMLIVGGIGALQNATVIMGLPFAFVVILVMIGLYKALRVEAHRVDSVDQSLPASLARRSRAEAGQESWQHQLGRVLSFPSGNKARDFEREVLIPTLEEVAVELGERGVSARCGRTDSEGHFVQDGELIQLEVDGQGEYPFRYQIWPHKVSVPSFGGHVPRGTEDYYRMEVYLDGGTGQGYDIMGYSKEQLIDDVLDKYGRHVEFLQLQENIAHNDE; encoded by the coding sequence ATGACAGCCACAGATGACAGACAAGCAGAGAAGCCGAGTGGCGGTGTGAAGAAGGTGCTGCCGCCCGTGAATAAGCGGGTCTTCATCGCTGCAGCGATCGGTACCCTGGCCATCACGGTCTGGGCATTCTTCGCCCCGGAGAACGCTGAGGGAGTGCTCGGTGCCGTCGTCGGCTGGACCTCGGACTGGTTCGGATGGTTCTACGTCCTCCTCGTTGCCATTGTGCTTGTCTTCGTCATCTACCTCGCGGCGTCGAGGTACGGATCGACGAAACTGGGCCCCGAACACTCAAAGCCCGAGTATGGGCTTCTGGCTTGGGCATCGATGCTCTTCGCTGCCGGGATCAGCACCGATCTCATGTTCTTCGCAGTCGCCGAGCCTGTCACCCAGTACCTCGCACCACCGAGCACCCAGCCGGAGACCGTTGAAGCGGCACGGGAAGCAACCGTGTGGACTCTGTTCCACTACGGCCTCAGCGGATGGGGCCTCTACGCACTCATGGGAATCGCGCTGGCGTACTTCGCCTATCGGATGAACATGCCTCTGGCCATCCGTTCTGCGCTGGCTCCGATCTTCGGCAAACGCGTACACGGAACCTTAGGTGACTCGGTCGATTTCGCGGCGCTGCTGGGAACCATCTTCGGTGTCGCCACCTCGCTGGGAATCGGTGTGGTCATGGTCAACGTGGGCCTCAACTCCATCTTCGGCCTCCCGATCAATCCCACGTCCCAGATCGGCATCGTCTTGGTCGGAATCGCTGTGGCGACGCTGTCGGCGGTTTCCGGCGTCGACAAGGGCATCAAATTCCTATCGATCCTCAATGTGTTCTTCGCAATCGCGCTGAGTATTTGGGTGCTCATTGCCGGCAACACCCAGTTCCTTCTCAACGCTTTCGTCCTCAACATCAGCGATTTCGTGCGTCTGTTCCCGAACATGGTCGGCCAGACATTCGCCTTCGAGGACACCGGAACATGGATGACCGACTGGACTCTGTTCTTCTGGGCCTGGTGGATCGCCTGGGCGTCGTTCGTCGGCCTCTTCCTCGCCCGCATCTCGCGTGGCCGCACGATCCGCCAGTTCGTCCTCGGTACCCTCACGATTCCCTTCGTCTACATCTTCATGTGGATATCGATCTACGGGAACTCCGCGCTGGATCTCATCCGGAACGGCGACAAGGCGTTCGGCGAGGCGACGATGCTCAATCCCGAAGGCGGCTTCTACGAACTGCTGGCAAACTACCCGGCCTTCACCGTCGTGGCAGCGCTGGCGACGATCACCGCGCTGTTGTTCTACGTCACCTCGGCAGACTCGGCTGCGCTGGTCATGGCGAATCTGTCCTCACACCTTCCTACACCACAGGACGACGGTCGCGCCGGTCTGCGCATCTTCTGGGCTGTCGCCACTGGAGCCCTGACGATCGCTATGCTCATCGTCGGGGGGATCGGGGCATTGCAGAACGCCACTGTCATCATGGGTCTGCCATTCGCGTTCGTCGTCATTCTCGTCATGATCGGACTCTACAAAGCACTGCGAGTCGAAGCGCACCGAGTCGACAGCGTCGATCAGAGCCTGCCCGCATCATTGGCGCGACGCTCCCGTGCAGAGGCGGGGCAAGAGTCATGGCAGCATCAGCTCGGCCGTGTGCTCTCATTCCCCAGTGGAAACAAGGCACGCGACTTCGAGCGCGAGGTCCTCATCCCCACCCTGGAAGAGGTCGCCGTAGAGCTGGGCGAACGCGGTGTTTCCGCCCGTTGCGGTCGAACCGACTCGGAGGGACACTTCGTTCAGGACGGTGAACTCATCCAGCTCGAGGTCGACGGTCAGGGAGAATACCCCTTCCGCTACCAGATCTGGCCGCACAAGGTCAGTGTCCCTTCTTTCGGTGGGCATGTTCCGCGCGGGACCGAGGACTACTACCGGATGGAGGTCTACCTTGATGGAGGCACCGGACAGGGCTACGACATCATGGGCTATTCGAAGGAGCAGCTCATCGACGATGTCCTCGACAAGTATGGTCGCCATGTGGAGTTCCTGCAGCTGCAGGAGAACATCGCCCACAACGATGAGTGA
- a CDS encoding NUDIX domain-containing protein, whose translation MNDIRVSALVLRHPEEPLLLMVRKAGTTSFMLPGGKPETGETAEATIIREISEELGLTLDADRLSPLGTFAADAANEADHRVIGEVFCYEGLPAELNVERINHQAEIAEAGWFPYAPMPADTSERQFAPLTRLQVIPAMEERGLLTR comes from the coding sequence ATGAACGATATCCGAGTCAGCGCACTTGTCCTGCGCCACCCCGAGGAACCCCTCCTGCTCATGGTGCGCAAGGCAGGCACGACGTCGTTCATGCTCCCCGGGGGCAAGCCCGAAACCGGTGAGACCGCGGAGGCGACGATCATCAGGGAGATCAGCGAAGAACTTGGCCTCACACTCGATGCTGATCGGCTCTCGCCGTTGGGCACTTTCGCCGCAGATGCGGCCAATGAAGCCGACCACCGAGTGATCGGCGAGGTGTTCTGCTATGAGGGTCTGCCCGCTGAACTCAATGTCGAACGCATCAACCATCAGGCCGAGATCGCTGAAGCCGGGTGGTTTCCCTACGCTCCGATGCCAGCCGACACCTCGGAGCGTCAGTTTGCTCCACTGACCCGTTTGCAGGTCATTCCGGCCATGGAGGAGCGAGGTCTCCTCACCCGATGA
- a CDS encoding short-chain fatty acid transporter — MSAQKPSTQVNAAASKGLMRPINRFLEQWIPSALTFAIVLTLIVAVLAFILTGASPVDVVTGWGEGLAGLLEFMTQMSLILLLGHILANTGPVQKLLSWLARVPGSPAFAYVFVFVVAAVASLITWGLGLVVGALLAREIAVQARSRGLKVHFPLLVAAGYSGFVVWHMGYSGSGPLTAATPDSFLAESLGGKIIPVTETIFSTWNLLTILAVIIVCALIFFLLAPKKDAPVYELPESITSESKDAIDEEVVTPADRIDASRILTFIVGLALVIYLVIHFVQGGGLTLDIVNWSFLALIFLLVKNPFELIHLTKAAASNVGEILLQFPLYAGILGIMSTTGLIAVFSDALVSIANPTSFGVLALLSAGLVNFFVPSGGGQFAVQGPIMLDAANQLGVDPSVAIMAVSYGDQWTNMLQPFWALPVLAIAGLKMRDILGYTSVIFIGSGVVMAAALLLVCL, encoded by the coding sequence ATGTCGGCACAGAAGCCGTCGACCCAGGTCAATGCCGCAGCCTCAAAAGGGCTGATGCGTCCCATCAACCGTTTCCTCGAACAGTGGATCCCGTCGGCACTGACGTTCGCCATTGTTCTCACACTCATCGTCGCCGTCCTGGCATTCATCCTCACCGGTGCGAGCCCGGTCGACGTCGTCACCGGTTGGGGTGAGGGACTGGCTGGGCTCCTCGAATTCATGACGCAGATGAGCCTCATCCTGCTCCTCGGACATATCCTTGCCAACACGGGGCCGGTGCAGAAGCTCTTGTCCTGGTTGGCCAGAGTCCCCGGCAGCCCGGCCTTCGCCTATGTCTTCGTGTTCGTCGTCGCAGCGGTTGCCAGCCTCATCACCTGGGGACTCGGGCTCGTCGTCGGTGCCCTCCTGGCCCGCGAGATCGCTGTGCAGGCCCGCAGTCGCGGCCTCAAGGTTCACTTTCCGCTGCTCGTCGCAGCCGGCTACTCCGGTTTCGTCGTCTGGCACATGGGCTACTCCGGTTCAGGACCACTGACCGCGGCCACGCCCGATTCTTTCCTGGCCGAGTCCTTGGGCGGAAAGATCATCCCTGTCACCGAGACCATCTTCTCGACCTGGAACCTGCTCACCATCCTCGCCGTCATCATCGTCTGCGCTCTCATCTTCTTCCTCTTGGCGCCGAAGAAGGATGCTCCCGTCTACGAACTTCCCGAGTCGATCACCTCGGAGTCGAAAGATGCTATCGACGAGGAAGTCGTGACACCTGCCGACCGCATCGACGCCTCCCGGATCCTGACCTTCATCGTCGGCCTGGCGCTTGTGATCTACCTCGTCATCCACTTCGTCCAAGGCGGGGGTTTGACCCTTGACATCGTCAACTGGTCCTTCCTGGCGCTGATCTTCCTGCTGGTGAAGAACCCATTCGAGCTCATACATCTGACGAAGGCGGCAGCGTCCAACGTCGGTGAGATCCTGCTGCAGTTTCCTCTGTACGCCGGCATCTTGGGGATCATGAGCACCACCGGCCTCATCGCAGTGTTCTCTGATGCTCTCGTCTCGATTGCCAATCCGACCTCCTTCGGCGTCCTCGCTCTGCTCTCGGCCGGACTCGTCAACTTCTTCGTCCCCTCGGGTGGTGGGCAGTTCGCAGTGCAGGGCCCGATCATGCTCGATGCTGCCAACCAGCTGGGCGTCGATCCCTCGGTCGCGATCATGGCGGTCTCCTATGGTGATCAGTGGACAAACATGCTGCAGCCGTTCTGGGCGCTGCCGGTGCTGGCTATCGCGGGCCTGAAGATGCGTGACATCCTGGGCTACACCTCGGTGATCTTCATCGGTTCCGGAGTGGTCATGGCTGCCGCATTGCTGCTTGTGTGTCTATGA
- a CDS encoding TrkA family potassium uptake protein translates to MTTKSWRARPAAFFLGDPGPLARHGAVAVIGLGRFGGSLASELAAHGVDVIGIDIDDAVVAQYSETLAFVSRADSTDEAVLRQLGIEEVSRVVIAIGSDLEASILTASKILKIGNGHIWAKAISQTHAEILDQLGIENVISPETDMGRRLAHLIRGHMSDFLPISEDFVLARTTPPTRISDSPLSSFDLRGTYGVTVVAFRRNGDGHWDIADQEVTLYADDEMLIAGTPRNVEDFSAIDKDD, encoded by the coding sequence ATGACAACGAAATCCTGGCGAGCGAGGCCAGCCGCGTTCTTCCTGGGCGATCCCGGCCCGCTGGCGCGGCATGGTGCAGTCGCTGTCATCGGCCTGGGACGCTTCGGCGGGTCGCTGGCCTCCGAACTCGCTGCACATGGCGTCGACGTCATCGGCATCGATATCGATGATGCGGTCGTGGCCCAGTACTCGGAGACGCTGGCCTTCGTGTCGCGGGCTGACTCCACCGACGAGGCGGTTCTGCGACAGCTCGGCATCGAGGAGGTCAGCCGAGTGGTGATTGCCATCGGCAGCGATCTCGAGGCGAGCATCCTCACCGCCTCGAAGATCCTGAAGATCGGGAACGGACACATCTGGGCCAAGGCGATCAGCCAGACGCATGCGGAGATACTCGATCAGCTCGGCATTGAGAATGTGATCAGCCCGGAGACCGACATGGGCCGTCGCCTGGCTCATCTGATCCGCGGACACATGTCGGACTTCCTGCCGATCAGTGAGGACTTCGTTCTGGCCCGCACGACTCCGCCGACGCGTATCTCGGACTCGCCTTTGAGCTCCTTCGATCTGCGCGGCACCTACGGTGTGACAGTCGTGGCGTTTCGGCGTAACGGTGACGGGCACTGGGACATCGCGGATCAGGAGGTGACGCTGTACGCCGATGACGAGATGCTCATCGCCGGCACACCACGCAATGTCGAGGACTTCAGCGCCATCGACAAGGATGACTGA
- a CDS encoding 3-hydroxyacyl-CoA dehydrogenase NAD-binding domain-containing protein, with translation MSFSVAVIGAGTIGRSFAWLFARSGYSVQVFDPRGDLAEVVAGLQADVSADAAAHNMLASELGSISLAESVEAAVAEASFVQESGPEDPQAKPKLFAQIAAAAPSDAVIATSSSTIPASLIAHHLPAEAAARVIVGHPFNPPHLMPLVEVVPAPATSPDTVERALEFYRSCGREPVALNREVRGFVGNRLQNALMKEAISLVANGVISAPDLDAVMKNSLGLRWSAVGQFEAMHLGGGDAGIRGFMHHIGASFAEIGDLPLDLSDAGMAEVYSQVEEAYGETPSRAGAETRDRIQRSVLEVRGQGGAHSEQ, from the coding sequence ATGAGCTTCTCAGTTGCTGTCATCGGAGCCGGAACGATCGGCCGATCCTTCGCTTGGCTGTTCGCACGTTCGGGCTATTCGGTCCAAGTCTTCGACCCCAGAGGCGATCTCGCCGAGGTGGTCGCCGGGTTGCAAGCCGATGTCAGTGCCGATGCTGCCGCCCACAACATGCTCGCCTCCGAGCTCGGATCCATCAGTCTCGCCGAATCCGTCGAAGCCGCAGTCGCCGAGGCATCCTTCGTGCAGGAATCGGGCCCGGAAGACCCCCAGGCCAAGCCGAAGCTGTTCGCTCAGATCGCCGCGGCCGCCCCGTCGGATGCGGTAATCGCGACCTCCTCGTCGACCATCCCCGCATCACTGATCGCACACCATCTGCCGGCGGAAGCCGCTGCCCGCGTCATCGTCGGTCATCCATTCAACCCGCCTCACCTGATGCCACTCGTCGAGGTGGTTCCGGCCCCGGCGACCAGTCCTGACACGGTCGAACGTGCCCTTGAGTTCTACCGCAGCTGCGGGCGCGAACCTGTTGCACTGAATCGGGAAGTTCGCGGATTCGTCGGCAACCGACTGCAGAACGCGCTGATGAAAGAGGCGATCTCGCTGGTGGCCAACGGTGTCATCTCAGCACCCGACCTCGACGCGGTGATGAAGAACTCCCTGGGGCTGCGGTGGTCTGCGGTCGGGCAGTTCGAGGCGATGCACCTCGGCGGGGGAGACGCGGGAATCCGCGGTTTCATGCACCACATAGGTGCGTCGTTCGCCGAGATCGGGGATCTGCCCCTGGACCTCAGCGACGCTGGAATGGCCGAAGTCTATTCTCAGGTGGAGGAGGCCTACGGTGAGACGCCGAGCCGGGCCGGCGCCGAGACCAGGGACCGGATCCAACGTTCGGTTCTCGAAGTGCGCGGCCAGGGCGGTGCGCACTCGGAGCAGTGA